AATATTGGCGTCATAATGGCTATTCTATCTCCTCTTTGCAGCAGTTCATTAGCAATTAGAGAATCAAATATATAACACATAGCTGCAGTAGCTCCTTCTACTGCAAATAAATTAAATTTACCTTTTAATGGCTTGTTATAACACATTTCTTGCATAAGATAATCTTGTACTACTTTTTCAACATGAATTAACATTCTATCTGGAACTGGATAGTTATCTCCAATAATTCCATCTGCTAGTTCATATACAAAACAATCTCTATCAAAACCTTTAATATCTATACCATAATGAACTATATTATCTAAAAGTTCTATGCCTGGCTTTCCTTCATGTTTTCCTATGTATTCTTTAAATCTTTTATAAATGCCTTCTTTTTTAGGCATGCCTGCTAAAGCACCTTCATTCCATACTCTACGGGTTTCCTCTACTGCAAACTGTCCAAAAGCAAAAAATGCTTCTCTAGGGGCTGCTGCTGTCCAATTAGGATTTCCTCTTCCTGCATCTAAAAGAGCATGGGCACTTTTTTCTATTTGACTTTCTTTAGCAAGGCTAATTAATCTATCTTTAAGTTCAAAAGGACTAATCTTACCATAAATATGCTCTAATTCTATACGTTGAATATTAGGATTATCCATTAAAAATTCCTCCTCTACAAAATACAACTGCTAATTACAATAAAAGTATTTTATTAAATTATGTTATCCAATGTTATAAAAACTATTCTTATGGAAAACACGCATTTAGTAATATGTTATAATAAAGATTATTGTATAAATTGTCTGTTATATAAATTATTTATTGCAAAAAATTACTGATTAAGAAATTAAAATTTCATCAATTATAATTATAGTTATGCTACTTTTCTATGTCAAAGCATGTAACTTACATTAATTATCACTTTTAAAATATAATTTAATCTAAAGTTATAAAAAAACAAAGTTTATAGGCTAATTATGCCACTTAATAAAAAATTTATTAAATTCTTTTGTTAATATGATAAATTTAAAAAATATCAAAACTGATAATTTATTTTCATCTATCCGCACCTTTAGTATAAATTATATTTTTATTTTTTAGTATATTTATTTACTAATATAAAAGGTGCTATAAAAAGAATTATAAAAGCCATGGTGAATATAGGATATCTAGGTGTTTTATTAAAATACAATAGTATAGCATAACTAAAAAAGCATATAGAAAGAAATAAATAATTTATTCCTAAAGCTTTAGAAAGCTTATCTTTATCTAGTATCTTTCTATGTTCTCCAACATAAATTTTTATTTTCTTTTTTACTATAGAACTATATGCACAATATAGCATAAATAGGCATATCCCCATGTAAACAGTTATGTATATTAATCTAAGCATGTCAATCCTCCTTAATGATAATTAGATCATTAACTTTAATTATATCACCAAACTGGTAACATATGTATAATATTTACTTTAAAATAATTTTCTCCCTTTATCAAAATTACATACTAATTATTCATATATAAAATGTTTATATAGTTATTTCATAAAGCAATAGTATTTTTTGAGATCTCATAAGTAAAAATCATGGATTATAAAACTTATACACTAAGTTAATAAAAACCTTCTAAATTCATTAACAATAATAAAGCAGCCCCTAAGAGCTGCTTATTCTAAATGAATAAATCTTTGTATTAAAGTCTCATTTTAATATTATTATATCAAAATTATAACTAAGAAAATAAAGTTCTATCACTTAATCCATCTTCTATATTGAGATTTTCGAAGTATTTTAATAATTTTTCTTTAGTTAAAGATTTTTTTTCTTTCCCTTTTATATCTAAAACTATCTTTCCTTTATGCATCATTATTAATCTATTTCCCACATTTATAGCTTGATTCAAATCATGAGTTACCATTAAAGCTGTAATCTTTTCTTCTTCTATTATCTTTTCTGTTATTTCTATTATTCTTTTAGAAGTTTTGGGATCTAGAGCTGCTGTATGCTCATCTAAAAGCAACATCTTAGGTTTATTCATAGCTGTCATAATTAATGATAGTGCCTGCCTTTGACCTCCTGATAATGATCCTACAGTTACATTTAATTTATCCTCTAATCCTAAATTTAATTCTTTTAACATCTCTATAAAATTAGAAGTTTTCTTTTTGTTTATCCCTAAAGTAAGACCAAATCTTTTACCTTTATTTTCTGCCATAGACATATTCTCTAATATTGTCATGGAAGGCGCTGTTCCCTTAGAGGGGTCTTGGAATACCCGTCCTATATATTTCGAAACCTCATATTCTTTTCTAAATGTTATATCTTCATTTTCTAAGTTTATTCTACCATTATCTGGCTTTATATTTCCGGATATTATATTTAAAAGAGTTGATTTTCCCGCTCCATTACTTCCTATGATAGTTATAAACTCTCCTTCTTTTACACCTAAATTTAGATTATTAAATAAATTATTTTCATTTACAGTGTCTTTATTAAACACTTTGTGGAGATTTTCTATTTGAAGCATTTAAAATCCTCCCTTCTTTATTTTTTTGTTTTTTTATTATTTTTAAAGGATTCTTATTTAAACTTAAGGCTATTACTACAATTATAGCTGTTACAAGTTTTAGGTCTGTAGGAGCCAAACCTAAAGTTAAGGCCATTGATACTGCTAACTTATATACTAAAGCTCCTAATAATACCCTTGTAGTAGCATTTAAAACTTTTATTCTTCCAAATAAAGATTCTCCTATTATTACAGATGCAAGTCCCATAACTACCATACCAGTGCCCATTCCTACATCAGAAAATCCTTGATATTGAGCCATTAAAGCTCCTCCCAATGCTACCAATGAATTAGATATCATCAATCCCATTATTTTTATAAAATCCTTATTTACTCCAAGAGAAAGAACTAACTGTTCATTATCTCCTGTAGCTTTTAATATAAATCCTGCCTTTGTTTTTAAAAATAAATCTAATGCAATTTTACATATTAAAAGAAATACTGTAATTATAATTATAGGATTCATTGTATCTGAGAATAGATGAGTTTTATTAAATAAAGGTATATTTGATTTTCCCATTATCCTTAAATTAACAGAATATAATCCAACCATAACTAAAATTCCTGAAAGTAAATTGGTTATTTTAAACTTAACATGTAATATACCTGTTATTCCACCTGCTATAGCTCCTACTATTAAAGCTATTAAAGAACTTAAAATTGGACTATATCCTTTTACTAAAAAAGTTGCTGCAACAGCTGCTCCTAAAGGAAAAGTTCCATCTACAGAAAGGTCTGGAAAATCTAATATTTTATATGTTATATATACGCCAAAACAAACAATGGAAAATATGAATCCTTGCTCTAATACAGATAATAAAATATCCATTATTTATTTCCTCCTTTAATCTTTTCAGCTTTATCTTCTATATCCTTTGGTATTTTTACATTTAACTTTTTAGCCACTTCTGGATTTATTGATAATTTAGTTTCTTTCATAAATTTTATTTTCATATCTTTAGGATCTTTACCATTTATAATTTCTATAGCCACATCTGCAGATTCTTTTCCTAACTTGTAGTAATCTATACCTGATGTAGCTAAGGCTCCACCTTCTACATGAGCTTTTTCGGATCCTATTATTAGTATATTTTTTTTGTTACATTCATTACTTATAAATGGCATAGAAGAAGCTACTGTATTATCTGTAGGAATAAACATAATATCAATTTGATTCAATATAGAAGCTAAAGATTGATGAATATCATTAACATTCGTTATACCTTTTTTAACAATTTTAAATCCAAACTTTTCAGCTTTTTCTTCTGCCTCTTTAACCTGTATTTCAGAATTTTTTTCACTAGTATTATATAATATTCCTATAGTCTTTTTTCCAGGTAATATATCTTTTATTAATTTAAAATTTTCCTCTATGGATATTTTATCTGAAGTTCCAGCCACATTGGTTCCTGATTTTTCTAAAGACTTTACAACTCCTGATTCTACAGGATCTGTAATAGCGGTCATAACTATAGGTATTTTTTTAGTAGCATTAAAAGCTGCTTGAACTGAGGGAGTTGCTATCGCATATATAATATCATTCTTTTGAGCTACAAAATTTTGAGCTATAGTTTGAATTGTAGCCATATCTCCCTGAGCATTTTGAAAATCTATTTTTATATTTTCTCCATCCTTAAATCCTTTTTCTGCTAATCTGTCTACAAACCCTTTTTTAGCTAAATCTAAAGCCGGATGCTCTATTATTTGAGCTATGCCTATGTTTATAACCTTTTTATCTTTTAATGTTTTTGAATTTAAGAGCTTTGAACACCCTCCAAAGATAGCAACTGAAAAAATCAGCGCTAATAGAATTGAAATTTTTCTCTTTACTACCATACTACCATCCTCCAAAATTTAAATTTATATATTTTTATCTCATGACTACCTATGTTTATCTACTACTTTATTAAAAGTTATAGTTAATTACAGGTATGTCTTTAGATAACCTCTTCTAATATTTAGATAAAGAAAAATATTGTTTAATAATACTTCATCTATACTTAAGAAGAGTTTTATTTTGAAAAATATAATGAAAAACAGTAAACTGTGAAAAGATATGAAAATTTTATTTTTATAAATAAAAAAACCCTTCAAGCAGAAGAGTACACAAATAAAGCCTTTAATTTAAAGACTGCAATATCTCCTACTATAACCTACCATACTACTGTTTTTTATTATATTGTTACACAACAATACTTTTTAATATTTCTTACTACCATACTACTTTATATATTATTTTTTATTAATTAAATGCTATTTCCTATATTAATTTTTATATTGGAATATTAAAATTCACTTAATTTATTTTTATAATCCACTTGTTAAATTAAAAATCTATATAATACTTTTAACTTAATACACAATACTACTTAATAATGCTTCCTATAAATATAAGCCTATTTTAATAAACTTTATACTTAATAATCCTACTCTACCATACTACTTAACCATGCCTAATATTATATTCTTTATTATACTACTCTATGTATCCTTAGGTATTAAAGTATAATTTATAAATATAATTATATTTTTTAATCTATAATATTTACAAATTTAAATATTATAGATTAAAGATTTATATTTCTTCAATCTTATAGTTAAGAATGATAACATAAATAATATGCACTTGTCAATATTTATATCTTAAACCACCACCTAACACTACAGTAACATATGTAATAAACAAAACAACTACTTCTTAAAGTAATAACTGCTTTGTTCATTGCATATGTTATAAGTTTATGGAACACTCGTCTCGACGCTAAAGTACCGAGGAGATTATGTCGTGTATGTAATCTAGCCATAAATTATCTAAAAACTATTTAAATTCATATTAACCATTTGGTATTGATCTATGTCCTAATCCTATAACTACCTCATTTAAATGTAAAAGACCTATGCTCATAAATATGCACACACTTATATGTTCTTCTGATCTTGCTATTCCTATCTTTCCGCCTACATTTAACCCATTAGCTTTTTCAATGACTTGAAGTAAAGCTTCTCTTGTAGCCCCAACTACAGCTCCATCATCTACATGACAATCCTTTATAAGTCCACATCTTTTAGATGCCACTAATGCTCTTTCTATTATTTTTGTCATAGATGTATTTATATTACCACCCACATCTACTGCTGTAGCTAAAATATCCTTGTTCTTAAATTTTTCTATTAATATTTTTTCTTCCTCTCTTGAGGAAATTGCCATTTTAACTGAAGCCTTAGCTACTTTTTCACTTTGTATTTTCAAAATAATACCCCCTGTTATAGGATTTTTATATAAATTTTAATTTTTATTCTATTAGCTATGTAAAAATTTATAAAAATATAAAATTAAAATTTGATTATATTATGTACATAAATTATATCATTATCAATACATTTTCAAAATAAAATTTGTAATAAATAATTTTTAATAGTAAGTTATTTATATAATTCATTCAACTTATTCCATAATTCTTCATTACATTGTTTTAAATTCATTACTCTAAAATTATTTTTATCTACAAAAGCCTGAGTAGTATTGCCCTTAGCTAGTAATTCATTATTTTCTTTTTTTATTATTTTATAACTAAATATTATCTTTACTGCTGTCAATTTTTCTATAGAAGTCTCTATAATAATTTCATCTTCATATTTTGCTGGTTTTATATATTTACAATAGCTTTCTGTTAAAGGCATCATAACTCCTATGTTTTCTATGTCTGTATATTTCATACCTGTAGCTTTTGTAAATTCTGTTCTTCCGATTTCAAACCATGGATAATAATTGGAATGATGTACTACTCCCATTTGATCTGTTTCAACATATCTAACTGTTGTTTCTGTTCTATTAATATACATATTATTTTCTCCTTTAGTAATTAAACATTTTATATTATTATTAAAATTTCTAATATTATTATAACATTTTACAGATACAACCATCATAAAATCAGCATCACAGCATAAGAAATTTAATGCAAATAATCATTACATTATAATTAGTTTTTACTTTAAATCAACATTAGATCTCCTACTTAAAATCTAATATGCTTTACTATAAAAATTATAGTATAACAAAATACTCTTATATATTTTAACAAGATATATAAATAGCATTACTAAAACAAATCTAATATAAATGTTTTAGTAATGCATATTTATTAGGCTTAAATATTATAATCTATATACTAAAATAAATTTTTAAGTTTATCTCCAAATAAATCTCCTAAAGTTACATCCACTTCTTTAGAATCATTATATTTTAAAAAATCTTCCTTTGGTCTTTCTGTTGCTTCTTTTATACTTAATGACATTCTTTTTTCATCTGAATTTACTTCTAATACTTTTACTTTAACTTTATCTCCTATATTTAACTTTTCTGATGGTTTAGCTATATTTTCATCAGTTATTTCTGATATATGAACTAATCCTTCTACACCACTTTCTATTTCTACAAAAGCTCCAAAACTTAATAATTTAACTACTTTTCCCTCTACTACACTGCCTACAGTATATTTATCTTTTACTGTATTCCAAGGATCATTTTTAACATCTTTTAAAGATAGAGCTATTTTTTTAGTTTCCTTATCAAAATCTAAAATATAAACTTCTACTTTATCTCCTACAGATACTACTTCTGAAGGATGATTTACTCTACCAAAAGATAGCTGAGAATTATGAACTAATCCATCCATTCCACCAATATCTACGAAAGCACCAAATTTTTCTAATCTTCTTACAGTACCATCTATCTTTTGACCCTTTTCTAAACTATTCCATAGTTCTTCTTTTCTTTTATTCTCTTCTTCTTCTTTTACTATTCTACTAGAAAAAACTACTTTTCCCTTTTGTTTATCTAATTCTATTAATCTTCCCTTTACTATTTCCCCTTTAAACACATTTAAATCTTTAACATATTTATTATCTATTTGAGAAGCTGGTATAAATATTCTTATACCTTCTATATGTCCTATAGCTCCTCCTTTTACTATTTCTTCTACTTTAAGTTCTAATATTTCTTCGTTTTTAAAGGCTTTATTTAAATTTGACCAAGCTTCTATACTATCTGCCTTTTTCTTAGATAATAGTACATTTCCTTCTCCATTATTTACTTCTAATACACAAACAGAAACTATATCGTCTTGACTTATTATGTCTTTAAGATTTACTTCCTCATTATCTATAACTTCTTTTTTAGGTAATATTCCATCAGATATGTATCCTATATTTAGTATGGCTTCTTTATCTGAAACTGAAATTACTTTTCCTTTTAATAATTCTCCTTTATGAATTCTTTTCATTGAAGAATTTATTTCTTCCATCATATCCTTCATTGTTATTTCTTCTGACATAAAAAACAACCCCTTACTTTTCTTTTTATACTAATGTAATTATTATAATTTTACCATAAATTTAAAGCATATACATATATAAAAATAGTATATGCTTTAAACCTATATTTTAGTAAAGTATTAAACAGTCTAATAATATTTTTTAAAATTCACATAAAAGCAAAGGATTTACTGATAAGTATAAAAGTATTCCTTAGCAATAAATCCTTTTTAATTTTTAAAATTAAGATATACATTTTCTTCTTCTTTAAAAACTTCATTTTTACTATTAAAGCCTTGTACTATTATGGTTTCATCTTTAGTTTCTACAAAATAATTTATATAAGATCCTAAAAATTGTTTGTATTTAATCCTACCTTTTTTATCTCCTTGTCTTTTATTAATTGTTATTTGTTCTGGTCTTATAAGTTCAGTTTTATTGTTTATATTAACTTTATTTATATGCCCTATAAAAGATGCTACAAATTCATTTTTAGGATTTTTATATATTTCTTCGGGGGTTCCCACTTGAATTAATTCTCCTTTATTCATTACTGCTAAATAATCAGCAATGCTTAATGCTTCTTCCTGATCATGAGTTACAAATATCATAGTCATATTAAACTTACTTTGAATTTCCTTTATTTCTTTCCTCATTTTTATTCTAAGCTTAGCATCTAAATTACTTAAAGGTTCATCTAGCAAAAGTATTTTAGGATTAACTATTAAAGCTCTTGCTAAAGCTACTCTTTGCTGTTGTCCTCCACTTAATTTAGATATTTTTTTATCTTTAAATTCAGATAATCCTATTATTTCTAAATATTCTTCTCCCTTTTTTAAAGCTTCTTTTTTTCTATACCCTTTAAATTTTAATCCATAAATTATATTTTCAATTACATTCATATGAGGGAAAAGGGCATAGGATTGAAAAACTGTAGAAACAGGTCTGTTTTCTGATGGAACCCTTGAAATATCTTCATTTTCTATTAGAATATTACCCTTATCTTGTTTTAAAAATCCACCTATAATTTTAAGGGTAGTAGTTTTACCACAACCACTTGGCCCTAAAAGACATAATAGCTTACCCTTTTCTAATTCTAAATTAATATTATCAACTACTTTTACATTATTAAAAACTTTGACTAAATTGTTTATCTTTAGATACATACTTTCCTCCTATAATAAACTTTGTAAACAGTATATTTATAATAAGCGTAATTATAATTATTAATGATGCCATAGCAGAACCTACACCATATTCTCCACTTTGTATAGCATCGAACATTTCTACCGTAGCTACCTTTTGACCTGGATATATTAAAAATATTATGGCTCCTATAGTTGTCATAGTAGATGTAAAGTTATTTATAAATCCAATCAAAAAAGCTGGCTTTAACATAGGTAATATTATATCTTTAATTATAAATATATTAGGTGCTCCTAAATCTTTTGCTGCTTCTTCTGTTTGTAAATCCATGCCAGATAAAACCGCCGAAGACATTTTAGTGGTCATAGGAATTTGCTTAAATATACAATTTGTAATTACTATAAAAGCTGTTCCTGTAAGTTCCAAAGGATATTTGTTAAATGCAAATATATATCCTATTCCTAAAAATGTTCCAGGAATTATATAAGGTAGTGTAGATATAAAATCTATAAGTTCTCCACCTATAACTTTTCTTCTATCTACATAATAAGATATCAAGATTCCTAATAAGCTTCCTATTAATCCAGTAATTAATGAATATACTACGCTTCTTCCAAAACTACTTAAATTGTAATCATAAATCCTCTTTATATTATCTAAAGTAAAAAACATTTTATTAAATTTATAGTTGGTTATAGCACTTAAAAATATTGATATATATTGCATAATCATTACTAATAAAAATAAATAAGTAATTACTTTTAAAATAATAGCAAAAACTCCTTTTATTTTATATTCATGTCCTTCTGAGAAAAGCTTTTTACTGTCTTTAGAAAAAATTTCAAATTTACTCATATAGAATCTATATATTAAAAAAGCTATTAATGAAGGTATTAGTATAAGTACACTCATTGCTGCAGCCATACCAAAATTTCCATTAGCTATTATATTCATATAAACTTCTGTAGCTAAAACTTGAAAAGAACCTCCTATAATCATTGGTGTTCCAAAATCTGATAAACTTCTCACAAAAGCTAATAATGCAGAAACTATTATACCTGGTTTTATAAGTAATAAAACTATTCTTATTAAAGTATAATTAAACCCTGCTCCTAAATCTAAAGAAGCATCTATAAAATTTTTATCTATTCCCCCTATTATACCTATTAATAATAGAGATGACATAGATACTAATCCTAAAGTCTCCATTATAACAATGCCCTGCCAACCATATGTATTAAGGGTTAGTTTTAAAATTCCATGAGTTATAAAACCCCTTCTTCCAAATAAATTTATGTATGCTAATGAGGACACAAAGGGTGGTGATATCATTGTAAGCATTAAAGTAACTGTTATTATTTTTCTTATTCTACTTGATGAAAAGCTTACATAAAAAGCTATTGATGTAGATATTAAAGTAGTAAATATTGTGCACATGCAAGATACAAACACACTATTATATATAAGTTTCTTATTATTTTTAAATATATCTTTATATAGATTTAATGTAAAATTGCCATCTTTTAAAAAGCTTTCTTTTATAACACACATAATTGGCCAAAATATAAATAAAAGTACTAATAGTATTATAAATACTATTAGAATCTTATCTAAAATATTATAAAATTGGGTATCTAATTTATTAGATACCCTTAATTTTTTCCTGTTCATATTACTTGTTACCTGCTATAGCTTTCCACTTGTCAAGTATTTCTTTTCTATCCTTTCCAAAGGAAGATAAATCTTCTTTCATCAATTTATCCTTTGGCACTTTTAAATCTATGCCTTTAACTCCAGGCTTAACAAGCATTGCTCCATCTTTTCCATCTATTTTAGCAAGTTCTTCTTGTGTTTCTTTTTTTAATACCCAGTTTTCAAATATTTTAGCACCCTCTAAGTTACTAGCATTTTTAAATATAGCCATTCCTTCTACAACCCATGGTATTCCATCTTCTGGATATATAACTTGCATATTTTTTTCTTTTTCTAATTTTACTATAGAATTGTCTATATAAGTTATACCTATAGCTACCTCTCCTGCTGTAGTCTTTAGTTTTGGATCCTTGCCTCTTTTTGAATAATAGGATATATTTTTATTTAAATTCTCAAAATACTTCCAACCTTCATCTTTTCCTTTTTGTTGTAATAAAGCATTTACTACTGCATAATTTGTACCAGATACTGCTGGATTAGACATTAATATCTCATTTTTATATTCTGGTTTAACTAAATCATCCCAAGTTTTAGGCACCTGTAGATTTTTTTCTTTAAGTACATCTTTATTAGCTAAAAAACCTACTATTGTTAAACCTTTTCCCATCCAATATCCTTCTTTATCTTTGTATTCTTCTTTTATATCTTTAGACTCTTCTGGTATGTATTTTTCTAATAATCCTGAATCTTTTGCATCCATAAATGCATCCAATCCACCACCAAACCATACATCAGCCATAGGCTTTCCACCTTCAGCCTTAATTCTTGATATAACTTCTCCTGAAGACATAGATAAAAACTCAACTTTTATACCAGTTTCTTTTGTGAATTTTTCAAATACTGGCTTATAGTCTTCTGATGTAGCAATTATTTTTATAGTGCTACCTTTTAAATCTTTTTTATCCTCTGTATTTTTAGTTTCTTCTTTTTTTGAACCACAAGCAACTAATCCTAATGTCAAAATTCCTATTAAAAATACAGAAACTATTGATCTTAATTTTTTCATTTTCCTCCTCCTTTTAAATTAAATATTTCAAAAACAAATAATTAAATTAACATATTTTACATTTTTCTCTATACGTTTTCATTATTTGATTAATATCTTCAAAAATTATTATATCACGCTTAATATTAACAAGTTATTGAATTATTTTATAAATATGACTTCAATTATAATTAATACTTATAATCTGTTAAACTGACCAACCTTAACCAATTAATATATTATAACCTTAGTAAGCATAAATATAAAAGGAGATTGTTGTCCTAAATTCAACAATCTCCTTTATAAATTTATTTTATTTTGATAATTATTTCTTAAATAAATTTCATATGAAATAAGACATTATTTGCCAAGCGAATATAACCATATATTAGCTTTACTTCATTATGCAATTAATTCTTTTAAATTTATTAATTTATTAGCTTTATCTTCTTTCACCCAATTAAATACCATACAAGAATCTAAAGATGGACTATACATATTAACCATTTCATCTTTTAACATACTTTTCAAATTGTAAGCTGCATAAATAAAAGCTGCTCTTTTTTTATCTATGTCTGTAAATTTTCTCATATTTATTAATCCTGCTGCAACTCCTGCAATAAAGAAGCTAGGATTATAAGAAACATTACGTACATCAGAAACTATTATTTTTAAATTTTCTCTTAAAAGTGGCATAAGTTCTCTTAAAAGGCTCATACCTTTTCCATCTGGTATATCTGATTTTAATACGTCTTTACTTATACTGTTACATACTTTAAGCCATTGCTGTCTATTTTTTGTTTCATATATGT
Above is a window of Clostridium sporogenes DNA encoding:
- a CDS encoding ATP-binding cassette domain-containing protein yields the protein MLQIENLHKVFNKDTVNENNLFNNLNLGVKEGEFITIIGSNGAGKSTLLNIISGNIKPDNGRINLENEDITFRKEYEVSKYIGRVFQDPSKGTAPSMTILENMSMAENKGKRFGLTLGINKKKTSNFIEMLKELNLGLEDKLNVTVGSLSGGQRQALSLIMTAMNKPKMLLLDEHTAALDPKTSKRIIEITEKIIEEEKITALMVTHDLNQAINVGNRLIMMHKGKIVLDIKGKEKKSLTKEKLLKYFENLNIEDGLSDRTLFS
- a CDS encoding ABC transporter permease; translated protein: MDILLSVLEQGFIFSIVCFGVYITYKILDFPDLSVDGTFPLGAAVAATFLVKGYSPILSSLIALIVGAIAGGITGILHVKFKITNLLSGILVMVGLYSVNLRIMGKSNIPLFNKTHLFSDTMNPIIIITVFLLICKIALDLFLKTKAGFILKATGDNEQLVLSLGVNKDFIKIMGLMISNSLVALGGALMAQYQGFSDVGMGTGMVVMGLASVIIGESLFGRIKVLNATTRVLLGALVYKLAVSMALTLGLAPTDLKLVTAIIVVIALSLNKNPLKIIKKQKNKEGRILNASNRKSPQSV
- a CDS encoding ABC transporter substrate-binding protein → MVVKRKISILLALIFSVAIFGGCSKLLNSKTLKDKKVINIGIAQIIEHPALDLAKKGFVDRLAEKGFKDGENIKIDFQNAQGDMATIQTIAQNFVAQKNDIIYAIATPSVQAAFNATKKIPIVMTAITDPVESGVVKSLEKSGTNVAGTSDKISIEENFKLIKDILPGKKTIGILYNTSEKNSEIQVKEAEEKAEKFGFKIVKKGITNVNDIHQSLASILNQIDIMFIPTDNTVASSMPFISNECNKKNILIIGSEKAHVEGGALATSGIDYYKLGKESADVAIEIINGKDPKDMKIKFMKETKLSINPEVAKKLNVKIPKDIEDKAEKIKGGNK
- a CDS encoding HutP family protein, whose amino-acid sequence is MKIQSEKVAKASVKMAISSREEEKILIEKFKNKDILATAVDVGGNINTSMTKIIERALVASKRCGLIKDCHVDDGAVVGATREALLQVIEKANGLNVGGKIGIARSEEHISVCIFMSIGLLHLNEVVIGLGHRSIPNG
- a CDS encoding acyl-CoA thioesterase, which encodes MYINRTETTVRYVETDQMGVVHHSNYYPWFEIGRTEFTKATGMKYTDIENIGVMMPLTESYCKYIKPAKYEDEIIIETSIEKLTAVKIIFSYKIIKKENNELLAKGNTTQAFVDKNNFRVMNLKQCNEELWNKLNELYK
- the rpsA gene encoding 30S ribosomal protein S1, with amino-acid sequence MSEEITMKDMMEEINSSMKRIHKGELLKGKVISVSDKEAILNIGYISDGILPKKEVIDNEEVNLKDIISQDDIVSVCVLEVNNGEGNVLLSKKKADSIEAWSNLNKAFKNEEILELKVEEIVKGGAIGHIEGIRIFIPASQIDNKYVKDLNVFKGEIVKGRLIELDKQKGKVVFSSRIVKEEEENKRKEELWNSLEKGQKIDGTVRRLEKFGAFVDIGGMDGLVHNSQLSFGRVNHPSEVVSVGDKVEVYILDFDKETKKIALSLKDVKNDPWNTVKDKYTVGSVVEGKVVKLLSFGAFVEIESGVEGLVHISEITDENIAKPSEKLNIGDKVKVKVLEVNSDEKRMSLSIKEATERPKEDFLKYNDSKEVDVTLGDLFGDKLKNLF
- a CDS encoding ABC transporter ATP-binding protein, giving the protein MYLKINNLVKVFNNVKVVDNINLELEKGKLLCLLGPSGCGKTTTLKIIGGFLKQDKGNILIENEDISRVPSENRPVSTVFQSYALFPHMNVIENIIYGLKFKGYRKKEALKKGEEYLEIIGLSEFKDKKISKLSGGQQQRVALARALIVNPKILLLDEPLSNLDAKLRIKMRKEIKEIQSKFNMTMIFVTHDQEEALSIADYLAVMNKGELIQVGTPEEIYKNPKNEFVASFIGHINKVNINNKTELIRPEQITINKRQGDKKGRIKYKQFLGSYINYFVETKDETIIVQGFNSKNEVFKEEENVYLNFKN
- a CDS encoding iron ABC transporter permease, with amino-acid sequence MNRKKLRVSNKLDTQFYNILDKILIVFIILLVLLFIFWPIMCVIKESFLKDGNFTLNLYKDIFKNNKKLIYNSVFVSCMCTIFTTLISTSIAFYVSFSSSRIRKIITVTLMLTMISPPFVSSLAYINLFGRRGFITHGILKLTLNTYGWQGIVIMETLGLVSMSSLLLIGIIGGIDKNFIDASLDLGAGFNYTLIRIVLLLIKPGIIVSALLAFVRSLSDFGTPMIIGGSFQVLATEVYMNIIANGNFGMAAAMSVLILIPSLIAFLIYRFYMSKFEIFSKDSKKLFSEGHEYKIKGVFAIILKVITYLFLLVMIMQYISIFLSAITNYKFNKMFFTLDNIKRIYDYNLSSFGRSVVYSLITGLIGSLLGILISYYVDRRKVIGGELIDFISTLPYIIPGTFLGIGYIFAFNKYPLELTGTAFIVITNCIFKQIPMTTKMSSAVLSGMDLQTEEAAKDLGAPNIFIIKDIILPMLKPAFLIGFINNFTSTMTTIGAIIFLIYPGQKVATVEMFDAIQSGEYGVGSAMASLIIIITLIINILFTKFIIGGKYVSKDKQFSQSF
- a CDS encoding ABC transporter substrate-binding protein — its product is MKKLRSIVSVFLIGILTLGLVACGSKKEETKNTEDKKDLKGSTIKIIATSEDYKPVFEKFTKETGIKVEFLSMSSGEVISRIKAEGGKPMADVWFGGGLDAFMDAKDSGLLEKYIPEESKDIKEEYKDKEGYWMGKGLTIVGFLANKDVLKEKNLQVPKTWDDLVKPEYKNEILMSNPAVSGTNYAVVNALLQQKGKDEGWKYFENLNKNISYYSKRGKDPKLKTTAGEVAIGITYIDNSIVKLEKEKNMQVIYPEDGIPWVVEGMAIFKNASNLEGAKIFENWVLKKETQEELAKIDGKDGAMLVKPGVKGIDLKVPKDKLMKEDLSSFGKDRKEILDKWKAIAGNK